In the genome of Streptomyces sp. SAI-127, the window GAACTGCACGAAGAGGCGCAGCCCGAGACCGGCAAGGAAACCGTGGCCGAGCTGGTGACCTGCCTCCTGTGGCCTCGCGCGACGCGCACCGCGATGGGCACGCCGGCCGCGCCGGCCGGAGCGGACGCGCTGCAGCCGGCGTACGGCGCGCTGGTCGACAGGACCACCGACAGCTGACCCAGAGCACTGCTCATCTGTGGATGATCTGCTTCAAACGCGCATTTCTACGCGTATCAGTCGATGTCCTGGGCACTTGGGGGTCACCCTGAGACAGGCGGGACTTTCGGCGATCTCAAGGAGCGACTGTGGACATGCGCATCGGAGTCGAGGAGGAATTCCACATCCTGGCAGTGGAAAGCGGACTGCTCGTGCCGCGTGCCGACGCGGTCCTGCGCCGGCTTCCCCGGCGCACCTTCACCAAGGAACTGCACCAGTCCACCGTGGAGTCGAACAGCGGGGTGCACGCGACCCTGGCCGGCCTGTACGCCGACCTCACCAGAACCAGGCGGCGGCTCGACGCGGCCGCCTCCTCGCTGGGGCTCGCGGTCGTGGCCGCGGGCACGGCACCGCTTGCCCCGGCCGTCTCCGGACACCCCACCGCCGGCGCGCGCTATCGCCACATGGTCGAGGAGTACCGTCAGGTGGCCGACGAACAGCTCATCTGCGGCGCCCAGGTCCACGTGGACATACCCGACCACGACACGGCCGTAGGGGTGATGTGCGCGGTCTCTCCCTGGCTGCCCGTGCTGTTGGCGCTGTCCGCCAGTTCGCCGTTCTGGCAGGGGATCGACACCGGCTATGCCAGCTGGCGCACGCTGCTCTGGCAGCGCTGGCCCACCGCGGGTCCCGTCGGCTGCTTCCCGAGCGCGGCCGACTACGACGCCGCGGTACGCGACCTCGTCCGGTCCGGGGTCATCAGCGACCCGGGGATGATCTACTACGACGTCCGTCCCTCCGCGCACCTGCGGACGCTGGAACTCCGTATCTGCGACGCCTGCCCGCGGGCGGAGACCGTCGTGCTCGTGGCCGGCCTGTTCCGTGCCCTGGTGACCGAGGCCATCGAGCTGCACGCGTCCGGCGCGGCGGTGTGCGACGGCCGCCACGAATGGCTGCGCGGCGCGTCCTGGCGGGCTGCCCGGTCCGGCCTGGAGGGTGCGCTGGTCGATCCGAGGACCCACCGGGAGGCGCCTGCCGCCGACGTCGTACGCGGGCTGCTGGCCAGGTTGCGTCCCGCGCTGGAGGCCCAAGGCGACTGGCAGACCGTGCGGGATCTGACCGAGGCGGCCCTGGCCGACGGCAGCGCCGCCGAGCGCATGCGCCGCAAGGCACGGGAAGAGGACCTCCTGGCCTGTACCGACCTGCTGATCGCGGACACCCGCGGTCAGCGGCGACACCGCGGATCGGCCCTCCTCACCCGCAGGAGAGTCGCGCGCTCAGCCGCGGGTCCGGCAGGTTCCGGGGCACCGGAGGTCCTGGGCAGCTGACCCGGTTGCGCGCGATGCGTCCCACTGCCCCGCCCGTCCGCCCTTCACCCGACAAAAGCCGAGGAGAGGTTTCGTTCATGTCCAGCAATACCGCCCGGGTCGCGACCGGCAGGCGCGACCCGGGCTTTCCGTCCAGGCTCACGTCCGCCGGCTCCTGGGAAGGGGGCGGAGCGTCATGTGCGGTCTGAGCGGCGAGATCCGCTTCGACGGCAGGCGACCCGACCTCGCGGCCGTCGAGCGCATGTCCGACCGGCTCGCGGCCCGCGGGCCCGACGGCCGAGGCGTCTGGACACAGGGGGCGGTGGCACTGGGGCACCGACGACTGAAGATCATCGACCTGTCCGACCTCGGCGCCCAGCCGATGACCGACGCCGACGGCGAGATCACCGGCGTCTTCAACGGCTGCGTCTACAACTACCGGGAGCTGCGCGAAGAGCTCGGGCGCCTCGGGCACCGCTTCGAGTCGACGTCCGACACGGAGGTCGTGCTCCACGCCTACCGGCAGTGGGGAACCGCCTGCGTGGAGCGCTTCTACGGCATGTTCGCCTTCGCGCTCGTCGAGCACCGCACCGGCCGTGTCGTGCTCGGCCGTGACCGGCTGGGGATCAAACCGCTGTATCTGGCGCCGACGCCGGACCGGTTGCGGTTCGCCTCCTCCCTGCCCGCTCTCCTGGCTGCCGGAGACGTGGACACCTCCGTCGATCCGGTGGCCGTCCACCAGTACCTGAGCTGGCACGCCACGGTCGCCGCGCCGCGCACCGTCCTCAACGGCGTGCGCAAACTGCCGCCGGCCACGGTACGGGTGGTGGAACCGGACGGCAGCCACCGCGACCACCGCTACTGGCAGCCGTCCTACACGCGTCGCGCCGAGTACGCGGACATGGGGCCCGACGAGTGGCGTGACGCCGTGCTGGAGGCCCTGCGCACGGCCGTACGCCGCCGGATGGTCTCCGACGTGCCGGTCGGCGTGCTGCTCTCCGGCGGCCTGGACTCCAGCCTCATCGTCGCACTGCTCGCCGACGAGGGTCAGCGAGGCCTGAAGACGTTCAGCGTGGGATTCGAGGCCGAAGGCGGGGAGAAGGGCGACGAGTTCCGCTACTCGGACCTGGTCGCCCGGGAGTTCGGCACGGACCACCGTCGGCTGATGGTGCCCTCGGAGCGGGTCTCGACCGGTCTGTACGACGCCGTCGCCGCGATGAGCGAGCCGATGATCAGCCACGACGTGGTCGCCTTCCACCTGCTGTCCGAGCAGGTCTCCAAGGAGGTGAAGGTCGTACAGAGCGGGCAGGGCGCCGACGAGGTGTTCGCCGGATACCACTGGTACCCGGAGCTGGCCGCGGTCGCGCGCGAGGAGGAGCCGCAGAGGTACGCCGAGACGTACTTCGACCGTCCCCACGCCGACCTGGCGCGGATCCTCCAGCCGCACATGCTGCCCCCGGACGACGTGTCGGGCCGCTTCGTCAGGGAACACATGGCCCTTCCCGGCGCGCAGACCGCCCTGGACGCGGCGCTGCGACTGGACACACACGTCATGCTCGTCGACGACCCGGTGAAGCGGGTCGACAACATGACCATGGCCTGGGGACTGGAGGCCCGCGTGCCCTTCCTCGACCACGAGCTGGTGGAGCTGGCCGCGGCCTGCCCGCCGGAGCTCAAACTCGCCGACGGAGGCAAGGGCGTACTGAAGGAAGCCGGACGCAAGCTCCTGCCGCGGGAGATCGTCGACCGGCCCAAGGGCTACTTCCCCGTCCCGGCCATCCGGCACATGGCGGGCCCCGTCCTGGACCGGGTGCGCGAGACCCTCTCGGCACCCGAGGCGAAGAAGCGGGGGATCTTCCAGGAGTCGTACGTGACCGAGCTCCTGGCGGCGCCCGACGAGCACCGGACCAAACGAGGCGCCAACGCCCTGTGGCAGGTCGCACTGCTGGAGACATGGCTGCAGACGCACGGAATCACGTGACCGGGCGACACGGCACCCGGTCCCCGCACGAGGCGGCGCCTGCATCGCCGCCGGGGCTGCCTGCCCGTGGTGCGGAGCCCACGTCGGTGCAGGAGCCGGTCCGCGCCGCAGGCGGCCCCGCACTGGCGCACGGACCGGCCAGTGCCACGGCGCCCCCACCGGCACAGGAGCACGCCCGCGCCGCAGCTCCGGCCCCGGCGCAGGGGCCCGCCCACGCCGCGGCGCCCGCCTCGATGCCGTTGCCCGAGGCCGAAGGCCCGCGGGACGCCGTGACCCGGCTGCACGCGCACGGCTGCTGGTATCCCTCCGCCGCTCCCGACGGCACCGAGGTGGCCTTCATCTGCGACCGGGGCGGTGTCCCCCAGCTGTGGGCCGGGCCCGTGGACGGGGAGGGGATCCGGCTGCTCGACTCCTCCCCGGATCCCGTGAAGGAGGTGTCCTGGTCACCCGACGGCCGCTGGATCGCGTACACCGCCGCGCCGGGCGGCGGTGAGCACTCACGCGTGCTGTGCGTGCGCCCCGACGGCACCGGCCGCCGCCTGCTGGCCGGTGCCGACCCCGAGAGTTCCGCCTATCTCGGCTGCTGGGCCCACGACGGCTCGGCCGTCGCCGTCACCCTCGCCGCACCACCCACCGCCCGCGCCCAGGCGGTGTGGCAGTCGACGGACGCCGTCCCGGCCCACTGGACGGCCAGGGACGGCCCAGCGACCCTCCTCGGCCCCACCGCGTACGCCGTGGGGCCGGGCGGGACACCGGCGACCCGGCCGGGCGGAGGACTGTCCGCCTACCTGATCGATCCCGACGCTCTGGCCTCACCCGTACTGCTCGCCACGGAACCTGACGCCCCCACGCTCCGAGTGTGCGACCTCAGCCGCGACGGCCGGCTCGCACTGCTGCGCCGGGGGCCGCGCGGGCGGCGGGAGGCGGTCGTCCGGCGCACCTCGGACGCGGCGACCACCTTCAAACTGCGGGTCGCCGACGGTGACCCATGGATCGGGCGGTTCTCGCCCGACGGGCGGACGCTGTGGCTGCGCAGCGACGCCGACCGGGAGTACGCGGCCCTGTCCGCCGTCGCTCTCGGCCCGGACGGCACGCCGCGTGGCAGGACCGTCGTGGCGGAACGCGAGGACAGCGGACTCGAACTGCTGGCGATGGCACACGACGGGCGGACGGCCGTGCTGGCCTGGAACGTGCGGGGCGCCAGTGAACTCGAGGTCGTCGAGACCTCCCCGGCGCACGGAGCCCCGGACGCCGCCGGACCGGCGCGGCCGGTACCGCTGCCCCACGAGGTCGTCACGCGGGTCGCGGCGGCCGGGACGGGACGGCTGCTGCTGGCACTGTCCGGTTCACAACGCCGTCCCGGCGTGTGGTGGGCCCACGAAGGCGTGTCCCTGCTGCGCACCCCGTGGTCCTCCCGGGACGAGGACGCCGTCCCGCCGGGCCGCCCGCCCGTACGACCTGTCCTCTCGCGCCTCGCCGCCAGGGACGGCCTGCCCCTCAGCGGCTGGTACTACCGGGCTCCGGGACGCGCCCCGAGCGAGCCGGCGCCCTGCGTGATCCACCTGCACGGCGGCCCCGAGGACCAGGAACGCCCGACGTTCGACCCGCTCTACCACGAGCTGCTCGGGCGCGGCCTGGACGTCTTCGCCCCCGACGTCCGAGGCTCCGGCGGACACGGCCGGTCCTTCGTCGACGCCGACCTGGGCACCGGCCGCTACGCCGCGCTCGACGACGTCGCGGACTGCGCGGCGCACGCGGTCACGGCGGGCCCCGCGGACCCGACCCGGCTGGCGGTGATGGGGCGCTCGTACGGCGGCTACCTGACCTTCGCCTCCCTCGTGTGGCACCCGGACCTCTTCCGCACCGGCGTCGCCGTCTGCGGCATGTCCGACCTGCTGACCTTCTTCGCCGGCACCGAGCCCTGGATCGCGGAATCGGCGGCGCACAAGTACGGCCACCCGGAGCGCGACCGCGAGCTGCTGCGCGCCCTGTCACCGATGAGCCGTGTCGACGCGCTGCGGGCCCCGCTGCTCGCCGTCCACGGCGAGCACGACACCAACGTGCCGCCGGGGGAGTCGGAACAGTTCGTACGGGCCGCCCGGGAGCGGGGTGTCCCCGCCGAGCTCCTCGTCCTGCGTGACGAGGGGCACGACTTCCTGCGCGCGGACAACCGGCGCCTGTTCCGCCGGACCGCGGCGGACTGGATGGAGCGGCACCTCCACTCCTTCTGAGCCCCCGGGGGGACCGGGACGGCTGCGCCGAGCGTTTCGGCGGGCGCAGGCGGTCAACACGGTGTTCAGACCAGCGGGACGGCTTGGGAGGAACCATGGATCACTCGCGGGTGCCCGTGCTGGAGGCGCTGGAGGAGTTCCGGCGTCGCGGAGACACGGTCTTCGGTCCGCCCGGGCACAAGCAGGGCCGCGGCGTGGACCCGCGGGTGGCGGAGATCGTCGGGCTCGACGTGTTCCGTTCGGACGTCCTGTCCCTCAACGGGCTGGACGACCGCCGTCAGTCCCAGGGCGTGCTCAGCCGGGCACAGGAACTGATGGCCGACGCGGTCGGGGCCGAGCAGGCGTTCTTCTCCACGTGCGGCAGCTCCCTGTCCGTCAAGACGGCCATGCTGGCCGCGGCAGGCCCCGGGGAGAAGCTGCTGCTGTCGCGCAACGCGCACAAGTCCGTGATCTCCGGCGTGGTCGTCAACGGCGTCGAACCGATCTGGGTCCATCCCAAGTTCGACCGTGACCGGCACCTCGCCCATCCGCCGGAGCCCGACGACGTACGCCGCCGTCTCGAGGAGCACCCGGACGCCAAGGCCATGCTGCTGATCACCCCCACCGACTGGGGTACCTGCGCCGACGTCCGGGGCGTGGCCCGGGTGTGCCACGAGTTCGACATCCCCCTCATCCTCGACGAGGCCTGGGGCGCCCACCTGCCGTTCCATCCCGGGCTGCCCGCCTGGGGCATGGACGCCGAGGCGGACCTGGTGGTCACCAGCGTCCACAAGATGGGCGGCGCGATCGAACAGAGCTCCGTTTTCCACCTCCAGTACGACCGGGTCTCGCCGGAAGCGCTCAAGCAGCGGGAGGACCTGCTCGGCACCACCAGTGCCTCGTCCCTGGTGTACCTGACCCTGGACGGCTGGCGCCGCCAGATGGTCGAGCAGGGCCACGACCTCCTGGACGCCGCGCTGCACCGCGCGGAACGGATCCGGCTGGCGGCCGGAGACCTGCCGGGACTGCGGCCCATGGGGCAGGAGGTGGTGGAGGAGGGGCTCGCCGCCGAGTTCGACCCCCTGAAGGTCGTGATCGACGTACGCGAGCTCGGGATCAGCGGCATGCAGGCCTCCGAGTGGCTGCGGGCCGAACAGCACGTGGACATCGGCGGCTCCGACACCTGCCGGATCAGCGCGTCGATCACGTACGCCGACGACGACGAGACGGAGAAGACGCTGCTGGACGCCCTGCGCGCCCTCACGGAGGGCGCCGAATCCATCGAACGCAGGCCGCCGGTACGTCTGCCCGAGCCCTCGGCCCTGGAACTGGAGCAGGCCATGCTGCCGCGCGAGGCCTTCTTCGCCGAGGTCGACCACGTCCCCGCCGACCGTGCCGCCGGGCGCATCGCCGCGGAGATGATCAGCCCGTACCCTCCGGGTGTGCCGGTGATCGCTCCCGGTGAGGTCATCACCGACGAGGTCCTCGACTATCTGCGCAGCGGCGTCGACCACGGCGTCCTGATCCCGGACGCCGCCGACCCCTCGGTCAAGACGTTGCGGGTGGTGGCGCGGCACTGAGCGGGTCCGCCGTGAGGAGGCCCTTGCCGGTGATCGCCGCCAGGGACAGCGTGCGGTATCCCATGGACTCGAACAGCACGGTGATCCGGTCGCCCTCCTCACTCATCACCGTCCCCTGTCCCCACTCGGTGTGCCGCACCCGTGTGCCCGCCGGATAGGCGACGGCAGCCGCCTGCGAGTCGGACTCGTCGCTCGTGTCGCCCACCCCCTCGACGACGGTGTCCCCGGACGAGGGGGACGCGCACACGTCGCAGGCCCCGCACGGGGCGTCGTACGGCTCACCGAAGTAACCGAGCAGGAAGCGGCGGCGGCAGCCCGTGGTCTCGGCGTACCCCAGCATCATGGCCAGCCTCGACTGCTCGAGTCTGCTGCGTGACCGTGCCTCCTCCTCCGCACGTGCGGCCGCGTCCTCGGGGGTCGTCCCGGGAACGGCGCGTACCCGCCCGTCGTCCTCGGTGTGCACGGCACCCGCCTGCTCCAGGAGATTGACCGCCGCTGTCACGCGTCTGCGCGAGAGGTCCGTCTCCTTCCGGATGTCGTCCGGCTCGGTCGGAGTGTCGCGCGCATGGATGCGCTCCGCGACCGTGCCCAGGGTTTCCTCGTCGGGCGCGCGCGTCGCGAAGAGGCGCTGGAGGCCGCTGTCCTGCGGCCGGTAGTGGAGGACGGCGAGTGCGGGCCCGCCGTCGCGTCCCGCACGGCCGATCTCCTGGTAGTAGGCGTCGAGCGAGCCGGGTACGGAGGCGTGCAGCACGAACCGTACGTCCTCCTTGTCGATGCCCATGCCGAAGGCCGAGGTGGCGACCACGACGTCGGTCTCGCCGGCCAGGAAGGCATCGTGCACCCGGGAGCGCTCACCGGCTGTCAGCCCGGCGTGGTAGGCGGCGGCCGACAGCCCCAGCGCGGCCAGGTCGTCCGCGTACGCCTCGGCGTCCCGGCGGGTGGCGGTGTAGACGATGCCCGGCTTGGGCTCCGCCGCGGCGCGCTCCACGACCTCCCGACGCTTGTCCGTGTCGCCCAGGAAGCGGCGCACCTCCAACGCGATGTTCGGCCGGTCGAAACCGGCCACGACCAACGCCGGATCTTCCATGCCGAGCCGCTCCACGATCTCCTCGCGTACCGGTGGGGCGGCCGTGGCGGTCAGAGCGAGGACCGGGGGCCTGCCCACGCGCTGGGCCGCCTGGGCCAGGCGGAGGTAGTCGGGGCGGAAGTCGTGGCCCCAGGCGGCGACGCACTGGGCCTCGTCGACGACGAACAACGACGGTGCGGCCCGGGCCAGGCGCTCGACCACCTCGTCCTTGGCGAGCTGCTCGGGGGAGAGGAACAGGAACTCCGCGTCACCGTGCCGGACCGCGTCCCAGGCGGCGTCCGCCTCTCCGGCCGCCTGCGCGGAGTTGACCGCGACGGCGTCCGGGGCGTCGTCGTGACGGAGCAGGCCGGCGATCTGGTCCCGCTGGAGGGCGATGAGCGGGGAGACCACCACTGTGGGCCCGGGCAGCAGCAGGCCGGGCACCTGGTACACGGCCGACTTCCCGGCGCCGGTGGGCATGACGGCCAGAGTGTCCCGGCCCCGCATGACCGCTTCCATCGCGGTCAGCTGCCCCGGCCGCAGGTCACTCCAGCCGAACACGTCGTCGGCGGTCCGCGCCAACCGGTCCGAGACGCTGGGACTCCTCTTGTGGGGCATGCCCATTCCCTTCACGGTCTGGGGGTGGTGCGGTGCCACCTCGGGCGGGTGTCGCCCCCACGACGTCCTGCCCTGAGGGAAAGGCCGCAGACCGTCTGGTTCGTGCCCGGCTCCCAGGCGTGGACTTCTCCGGCGGGCAGCCGACGGCGGCCCTCCTCTTCGTCCGTCCACCGACCGGACGCAGCGACGGCGTACTCCTTGACTCGTGGCATGACGTCTCCCCGATCGTTCGGGACAACGCGTTCCCCACCTGCCCGGACACAAGCCTCCAGCTCATTTACCGGGGTTGACCGTGCCTCAGGCCACGCGGATTCCCACGATGCAGGTGTCGTCGTCCGTGTCGGACCTGCTGTGGGTGAGCAGACGGTCCAACTGCTGGTCCAGTGTGGGCGGGACCGCACGCGCCACCGCCAGGAACTGCGCCAGCGACTCCTCCACGGACCGGTCCCGGCGTTCGATCAGACCGTCCGTGTACATCAGCAGCGTGTCGTCGACGGCGAGCTGGACCTCGTGCTCCTCGTACGTGGCCTCCGGTACGGCACCCAGCAGCAGCCCTTTGACCAGCGGCAGCGGTGCCGCATCCGAGCCGCGTACGAGGACCGGCGGCAGATGCCCGGCCCGCGCCCAGCGCAGGGTGTTGTTCTCGGGGTCGTACAGGCCGCAGACCGCCGTGGCGGTGACGGCACCTGTCAGATGGTGGGCCACCATGTTGAGCCAGGACAGCAGCTGGCCGGGCCCGGCGCCGGTCACGGCGAGCCCGCGCAGCGCGTTGCGCAGGACGACCATGCTGGTGGCCGCCTCGATGCCGTGCCCGGCGACGTCGCCCACGCACAGCAGCACCAGCCGGGACGGCAGCACGACCGCGTCGTACCAGTCACCGCCGACCAGATGCTGGGTCTCCGCGGGCCGGTAGCGCACCGCCACGTCCAGCCCCGGAACCTCCAGCGGCGCCCGCGTCGGGGGCATGATGGCGTGCTGAAGCTGAAGAGTCAGCCGGTTGCGTTCGCTGGCCTGCTGCTCGCTGTGGGCGAGCTGGTCCCGGGTGGCGGCGAGGGCGACCTCGGTCCAGTGGTGGGCGGAGATGTCCTGGTAGGCGCCGCGCACGACATACAGCTGACCGGCGGAGTCGAGCACAGGTTCCGCCACGACCCGGATGTGCCGGGTGACCCCGTCGGGGCGTTGCAGACGGAACGCGGTGGACGCGGGACGGCGCTGGTGGAGCAGGGTGCGCAGAAACCGGCCGATGGCGACGGCGTCGTCGGGGTGGGCGTGGGCGGGCAGCTCCTCCAGCGGCACGGCGGCGTCGGAGACCTGCTTGCCGTAGAGGTGGTAGAGCTGACCGTTCCAGGTGATCTCGCCCGTCAGCAGGTTCTCCTCGAAACCGCCGATGCGGCCCAGGCGTTGGGCGTGC includes:
- a CDS encoding prolyl oligopeptidase family serine peptidase — encoded protein: MPLPEAEGPRDAVTRLHAHGCWYPSAAPDGTEVAFICDRGGVPQLWAGPVDGEGIRLLDSSPDPVKEVSWSPDGRWIAYTAAPGGGEHSRVLCVRPDGTGRRLLAGADPESSAYLGCWAHDGSAVAVTLAAPPTARAQAVWQSTDAVPAHWTARDGPATLLGPTAYAVGPGGTPATRPGGGLSAYLIDPDALASPVLLATEPDAPTLRVCDLSRDGRLALLRRGPRGRREAVVRRTSDAATTFKLRVADGDPWIGRFSPDGRTLWLRSDADREYAALSAVALGPDGTPRGRTVVAEREDSGLELLAMAHDGRTAVLAWNVRGASELEVVETSPAHGAPDAAGPARPVPLPHEVVTRVAAAGTGRLLLALSGSQRRPGVWWAHEGVSLLRTPWSSRDEDAVPPGRPPVRPVLSRLAARDGLPLSGWYYRAPGRAPSEPAPCVIHLHGGPEDQERPTFDPLYHELLGRGLDVFAPDVRGSGGHGRSFVDADLGTGRYAALDDVADCAAHAVTAGPADPTRLAVMGRSYGGYLTFASLVWHPDLFRTGVAVCGMSDLLTFFAGTEPWIAESAAHKYGHPERDRELLRALSPMSRVDALRAPLLAVHGEHDTNVPPGESEQFVRAARERGVPAELLVLRDEGHDFLRADNRRLFRRTAADWMERHLHSF
- a CDS encoding glutamate--cysteine ligase, which codes for MRIGVEEEFHILAVESGLLVPRADAVLRRLPRRTFTKELHQSTVESNSGVHATLAGLYADLTRTRRRLDAAASSLGLAVVAAGTAPLAPAVSGHPTAGARYRHMVEEYRQVADEQLICGAQVHVDIPDHDTAVGVMCAVSPWLPVLLALSASSPFWQGIDTGYASWRTLLWQRWPTAGPVGCFPSAADYDAAVRDLVRSGVISDPGMIYYDVRPSAHLRTLELRICDACPRAETVVLVAGLFRALVTEAIELHASGAAVCDGRHEWLRGASWRAARSGLEGALVDPRTHREAPAADVVRGLLARLRPALEAQGDWQTVRDLTEAALADGSAAERMRRKAREEDLLACTDLLIADTRGQRRHRGSALLTRRRVARSAAGPAGSGAPEVLGS
- a CDS encoding ornithine decarboxylase — its product is MDHSRVPVLEALEEFRRRGDTVFGPPGHKQGRGVDPRVAEIVGLDVFRSDVLSLNGLDDRRQSQGVLSRAQELMADAVGAEQAFFSTCGSSLSVKTAMLAAAGPGEKLLLSRNAHKSVISGVVVNGVEPIWVHPKFDRDRHLAHPPEPDDVRRRLEEHPDAKAMLLITPTDWGTCADVRGVARVCHEFDIPLILDEAWGAHLPFHPGLPAWGMDAEADLVVTSVHKMGGAIEQSSVFHLQYDRVSPEALKQREDLLGTTSASSLVYLTLDGWRRQMVEQGHDLLDAALHRAERIRLAAGDLPGLRPMGQEVVEEGLAAEFDPLKVVIDVRELGISGMQASEWLRAEQHVDIGGSDTCRISASITYADDDETEKTLLDALRALTEGAESIERRPPVRLPEPSALELEQAMLPREAFFAEVDHVPADRAAGRIAAEMISPYPPGVPVIAPGEVITDEVLDYLRSGVDHGVLIPDAADPSVKTLRVVARH
- a CDS encoding RecQ family ATP-dependent DNA helicase, with protein sequence MPHKRSPSVSDRLARTADDVFGWSDLRPGQLTAMEAVMRGRDTLAVMPTGAGKSAVYQVPGLLLPGPTVVVSPLIALQRDQIAGLLRHDDAPDAVAVNSAQAAGEADAAWDAVRHGDAEFLFLSPEQLAKDEVVERLARAAPSLFVVDEAQCVAAWGHDFRPDYLRLAQAAQRVGRPPVLALTATAAPPVREEIVERLGMEDPALVVAGFDRPNIALEVRRFLGDTDKRREVVERAAAEPKPGIVYTATRRDAEAYADDLAALGLSAAAYHAGLTAGERSRVHDAFLAGETDVVVATSAFGMGIDKEDVRFVLHASVPGSLDAYYQEIGRAGRDGGPALAVLHYRPQDSGLQRLFATRAPDEETLGTVAERIHARDTPTEPDDIRKETDLSRRRVTAAVNLLEQAGAVHTEDDGRVRAVPGTTPEDAAARAEEEARSRSRLEQSRLAMMLGYAETTGCRRRFLLGYFGEPYDAPCGACDVCASPSSGDTVVEGVGDTSDESDSQAAAVAYPAGTRVRHTEWGQGTVMSEEGDRITVLFESMGYRTLSLAAITGKGLLTADPLSAAPPPATS
- a CDS encoding N-acetylglutaminylglutamine amidotransferase produces the protein MCGLSGEIRFDGRRPDLAAVERMSDRLAARGPDGRGVWTQGAVALGHRRLKIIDLSDLGAQPMTDADGEITGVFNGCVYNYRELREELGRLGHRFESTSDTEVVLHAYRQWGTACVERFYGMFAFALVEHRTGRVVLGRDRLGIKPLYLAPTPDRLRFASSLPALLAAGDVDTSVDPVAVHQYLSWHATVAAPRTVLNGVRKLPPATVRVVEPDGSHRDHRYWQPSYTRRAEYADMGPDEWRDAVLEALRTAVRRRMVSDVPVGVLLSGGLDSSLIVALLADEGQRGLKTFSVGFEAEGGEKGDEFRYSDLVAREFGTDHRRLMVPSERVSTGLYDAVAAMSEPMISHDVVAFHLLSEQVSKEVKVVQSGQGADEVFAGYHWYPELAAVAREEEPQRYAETYFDRPHADLARILQPHMLPPDDVSGRFVREHMALPGAQTALDAALRLDTHVMLVDDPVKRVDNMTMAWGLEARVPFLDHELVELAAACPPELKLADGGKGVLKEAGRKLLPREIVDRPKGYFPVPAIRHMAGPVLDRVRETLSAPEAKKRGIFQESYVTELLAAPDEHRTKRGANALWQVALLETWLQTHGIT